Proteins found in one Pectobacterium atrosepticum genomic segment:
- the acnA gene encoding aconitate hydratase AcnA — MSSHLRDTCLDTLTVRQQIYHYYSLPKAAKTLGNIDKLPKSLKVLLENLLRHQDGDTVEQDDLQAVVDWLKIGHADREIAYRPARVLMQDFTGVPAVVDLAAMRAAVKRLGGDVNKVNPLSPVDLVIDHSVTVDHFGDRQALADNTQLEMARNRERYEFLRWGQNAFSHFSVVPPGTGICHQVNLEYLAKAIWYEKQGDKQFAYPDTLVGTDSHTTMINGLGVLGWGVGGIEAEAAMLGQPVSMLIPDVVGVKLSGKMQEGITATDLVLTVTQMLRKHGVVGKFVEFYGDGLDSLPLADRATIANMAPEYGATCGFFPIDHITLDYMRLTNRAEEQIALVEAYSKQQGLWRNAGDEPVFTSQLALDLATVETSLAGPKRPQDRVPLAGVPEAFKASRELDVSSVKNRSDYEEFTLEGETHRLHQGAVVIAAITSCTNTSNPSVLMTAGLLAKNAVERGLKTKPWVKTSLAPGSRVVTDYYAKAELTPYLDELGFNLVGYGCTTCIGNSGPLPDAIEAAIKEGDLTVGAVLSGNRNFEGRIHPLVKTNWLASPPLVVAYALAGNMNVDLTQQPLGEDRDGKAVYLKDIWPSTKAVADAVLNVNAGMFHKQYAAVFEGTQEWQDIEVDDNPTYQWPEESTYIRQTPFFLDMGKEPEPVQDIHKARILAMLGDSVTTDHISPAGNIKRDSPAGKYLLERGVETTEFNSYGSRRGNHEVMMRGTFANIRIRNEMVPGKEGGYTRHIPSQNEMTIYDAAMRYKEEGVSLALFAGKEYGSGSSRDWAAKGPRLLGVRVVIAESFERIHRSNLIGMGILPLEFPDGVTRKTLQLTGDEQISITGLNQLAPGATVEVNITDADGNTQVINTRCRIDTRNELTYYQNDGILHYVIRNML; from the coding sequence ATGTCATCACACCTTCGCGACACTTGTCTGGACACACTGACGGTTCGACAGCAGATTTACCATTACTACAGCCTGCCGAAGGCGGCGAAAACGCTTGGCAATATCGATAAATTACCGAAGTCACTCAAGGTATTGCTGGAAAATTTATTGCGTCATCAGGACGGCGACACGGTCGAGCAGGACGATCTTCAGGCGGTCGTGGACTGGCTGAAAATCGGTCACGCCGATCGGGAAATCGCCTATCGGCCAGCGCGCGTACTGATGCAGGACTTTACCGGCGTGCCCGCCGTGGTCGATCTGGCGGCGATGCGTGCAGCGGTGAAACGGTTGGGCGGCGATGTTAATAAGGTCAACCCGCTGTCGCCGGTCGATCTGGTTATTGACCACTCGGTTACGGTTGATCACTTCGGCGATCGTCAGGCGCTAGCGGATAACACGCAGTTGGAAATGGCGCGTAACCGTGAACGTTATGAGTTTTTGCGCTGGGGACAAAATGCCTTTAGCCACTTCAGCGTCGTGCCGCCGGGAACCGGGATCTGCCATCAGGTGAATCTGGAGTATCTCGCCAAGGCCATCTGGTACGAAAAACAGGGCGACAAACAGTTTGCCTACCCTGATACGCTGGTAGGAACCGATTCGCACACCACCATGATTAACGGTTTGGGCGTGCTCGGCTGGGGTGTCGGTGGGATAGAAGCAGAAGCCGCGATGTTGGGGCAACCTGTTTCGATGCTGATTCCCGATGTGGTTGGCGTCAAATTAAGCGGCAAAATGCAAGAAGGGATCACGGCAACCGATTTGGTTCTGACGGTAACGCAGATGCTGCGTAAACACGGCGTTGTCGGCAAATTTGTGGAATTTTACGGTGATGGGCTGGATTCTCTACCGTTGGCAGATCGCGCGACTATCGCCAACATGGCACCGGAATATGGTGCAACCTGTGGCTTTTTCCCTATCGATCACATCACGCTGGATTACATGCGGTTGACCAACCGCGCCGAAGAACAGATTGCACTGGTGGAAGCCTACAGTAAGCAACAGGGGCTGTGGCGCAATGCTGGAGATGAGCCGGTATTCACCAGCCAGCTAGCGCTGGATTTGGCAACGGTGGAAACCAGTCTGGCAGGGCCGAAACGCCCACAGGATCGCGTGCCTTTAGCGGGTGTGCCGGAAGCCTTTAAAGCCAGCCGGGAACTGGATGTCAGCTCGGTGAAGAACCGCTCTGACTATGAAGAGTTCACGTTGGAAGGTGAGACGCATCGCTTGCATCAGGGGGCGGTCGTGATCGCGGCGATCACCTCTTGTACTAATACCTCCAACCCTAGCGTGCTGATGACGGCTGGGCTACTGGCAAAAAATGCCGTAGAGCGTGGTCTTAAAACCAAGCCGTGGGTCAAAACCTCGTTGGCACCGGGCTCACGGGTCGTCACGGATTACTATGCTAAAGCGGAATTAACGCCATACCTCGACGAGTTGGGGTTCAATCTGGTGGGGTACGGCTGTACCACCTGTATCGGTAACTCCGGCCCGCTGCCGGATGCGATTGAAGCCGCGATAAAAGAAGGCGACTTGACGGTCGGCGCCGTGTTGTCAGGTAACCGTAACTTTGAAGGCCGTATTCATCCGCTGGTGAAGACTAACTGGCTGGCGTCACCGCCGCTGGTGGTCGCCTACGCGCTGGCGGGAAATATGAATGTCGATCTGACGCAACAACCGCTGGGTGAAGATCGTGACGGAAAAGCCGTTTATCTGAAAGACATCTGGCCCTCGACGAAAGCGGTGGCGGACGCGGTATTGAATGTCAACGCTGGCATGTTCCACAAACAATATGCCGCAGTGTTTGAAGGTACGCAGGAGTGGCAAGATATCGAGGTCGACGATAATCCTACCTATCAGTGGCCGGAAGAATCGACCTATATTCGCCAGACGCCTTTCTTTCTGGATATGGGGAAAGAACCGGAGCCGGTTCAGGATATCCACAAGGCGCGCATTCTGGCGATGCTGGGCGATTCGGTTACAACCGACCACATCTCGCCAGCAGGCAACATCAAGCGTGATAGCCCTGCAGGGAAATATTTGCTGGAACGCGGCGTTGAAACCACGGAGTTCAACTCTTACGGTTCACGGCGGGGCAACCACGAAGTGATGATGCGCGGGACGTTTGCCAACATCCGTATCCGTAATGAAATGGTGCCGGGTAAAGAGGGCGGTTATACCCGTCACATTCCGTCGCAGAATGAGATGACGATCTATGACGCGGCAATGCGCTACAAGGAAGAAGGTGTCTCACTGGCGCTGTTTGCTGGGAAAGAGTACGGTTCGGGTTCTAGCCGAGACTGGGCCGCGAAAGGCCCACGTTTGCTGGGTGTTCGCGTGGTGATCGCCGAATCGTTCGAGCGTATTCACCGCTCTAACCTGATTGGGATGGGGATTCTGCCGCTGGAATTTCCCGACGGTGTGACGCGTAAAACGCTGCAATTAACCGGGGATGAGCAGATTTCGATTACGGGATTAAATCAACTGGCACCTGGCGCCACGGTTGAGGTAAATATCACTGATGCTGATGGTAATACGCAGGTGATCAACACCCGCTGCCGTATCGACACCCGTAATGAACTGACCTATTACCAGAACGACGGCATCCTTCATTACGTTATCCGTAATATGTTGTAA
- a CDS encoding dicarboxylate/amino acid:cation symporter, which translates to MKKNRLLFFIALAIILGIIVGGVCHSLLTAKEAKEVVSYFNLVTDVFLRLIKMIIAPLVFATLVSGLASMGNSSSVGRIGLKAMVWFICSSLVSLFIGMLLANIFEPGVGMNLAIPSTPIQVDTGVSTGGFTLKSFIAHIFPRSIVEAMANNEILQILVFSMFFGSALAFVKGQNKHAVTMESMIEELAKVMFRVTDYVMRLAPLAVFSSLASSITTEGLGLLLDFGKVIGEFYLGLALLWGLMFGAGALFLGKKATWGLLKLLREPSMLAFATASSEAAYPKTMEALSEFGVPKKITSFVLPLGYSFNLVGSMIYQAFAILFIAQAYNIHLSLTQQTLILLTLMITSKGMAGVARAAVVVVAATLPMFGLPEAGILLIIGIDQFLDMGRTATNVIGNGMATAVVAKLEQNHDHSDEEVPVMATGNI; encoded by the coding sequence ATGAAAAAGAACAGGTTATTATTTTTTATAGCCTTGGCTATTATTCTCGGGATTATTGTCGGCGGGGTTTGTCATTCTCTATTGACTGCAAAAGAAGCAAAAGAGGTGGTGTCCTACTTTAATTTAGTGACCGATGTTTTTCTTCGTCTGATAAAAATGATCATTGCGCCATTGGTATTCGCAACATTGGTCTCTGGCCTTGCTAGCATGGGGAACTCTTCTTCCGTCGGCCGAATAGGGCTGAAAGCCATGGTGTGGTTTATTTGTTCTTCGCTGGTTTCCCTTTTTATTGGCATGCTGTTAGCCAATATCTTCGAACCCGGCGTCGGAATGAATCTCGCCATCCCAAGCACGCCAATACAGGTAGATACCGGCGTGAGTACCGGCGGATTTACACTGAAAAGCTTTATTGCCCATATATTTCCACGCAGCATCGTCGAAGCGATGGCGAATAACGAAATATTGCAAATCCTCGTTTTCTCCATGTTTTTCGGTTCCGCACTGGCTTTTGTGAAAGGTCAAAATAAACATGCCGTCACGATGGAGTCGATGATAGAAGAACTGGCGAAAGTGATGTTTCGGGTGACGGATTATGTCATGCGATTAGCACCTTTGGCGGTATTTTCCTCATTAGCGTCTTCTATTACGACCGAAGGCCTGGGGCTTCTTCTCGACTTTGGCAAAGTCATTGGTGAATTCTACCTTGGATTGGCGCTGTTATGGGGGCTGATGTTCGGTGCGGGTGCATTGTTCCTGGGTAAGAAAGCAACCTGGGGACTGCTCAAACTGCTGCGGGAGCCCAGTATGCTGGCATTTGCTACGGCAAGTAGCGAAGCGGCCTATCCGAAAACGATGGAGGCACTGAGCGAATTCGGTGTTCCTAAAAAAATCACCAGCTTCGTACTCCCATTGGGGTACTCTTTTAACCTTGTCGGGTCCATGATTTATCAGGCTTTTGCCATTCTGTTTATTGCGCAAGCATACAATATTCACCTAAGTTTGACGCAACAGACTTTGATTCTGCTGACACTGATGATCACGAGTAAAGGCATGGCGGGGGTAGCTCGCGCAGCGGTCGTGGTGGTGGCAGCCACATTGCCGATGTTCGGCTTACCCGAGGCAGGTATTTTGCTGATTATTGGTATCGATCAGTTCCTGGATATGGGCCGCACGGCGACCAATGTGATTGGTAACGGCATGGCGACAGCCGTTGTTGCCAAACTGGAGCAAAACCATGACCATTCCGACGAAGAAGTCCCTGTGATGGCAACCGGGAATATCTAA
- the gstA gene encoding glutathione transferase GstA: MKLFYKAESSSLFTHIVLIESKLEFKLEKVNLRTKKTERGTDYTFINPKGMVPALELEDGSILTEGVAIAEYIADLVPHCNLIAPTGSMARYHTIEWLNYISAELHKTFTPIFRPGTPETYKELLVEYLQVKFRYINLVLSEQNYLVANRFSIADAYLFTVMRWAQSLKLDMFRYPALAAYLDHIAERPSVTTALKVERLKG, encoded by the coding sequence ATGAAACTGTTTTACAAAGCTGAAAGCAGTTCTCTTTTTACACACATCGTTTTGATCGAATCCAAATTGGAGTTCAAGCTGGAGAAGGTTAATCTGCGCACGAAAAAAACGGAGCGTGGAACCGACTATACCTTCATCAACCCGAAGGGCATGGTGCCAGCGTTAGAGTTAGAGGATGGTTCAATCCTGACTGAAGGGGTCGCAATCGCCGAATACATTGCCGATCTGGTTCCGCACTGTAATCTTATTGCTCCTACCGGAAGTATGGCGCGCTACCATACGATTGAATGGCTGAACTACATTTCTGCCGAACTGCACAAAACGTTTACGCCGATTTTCCGTCCCGGCACGCCAGAAACGTATAAAGAGCTGTTAGTTGAATATTTGCAGGTCAAATTCCGTTATATCAATCTAGTACTGAGTGAACAAAACTATCTGGTCGCCAACCGCTTCAGTATCGCCGATGCGTATCTGTTTACCGTTATGCGCTGGGCGCAGTCGTTAAAACTGGATATGTTCCGCTACCCTGCACTGGCGGCCTATCTCGACCACATCGCCGAGCGCCCTTCCGTCACTACCGCGCTTAAAGTTGAAAGGTTGAAAGGATAA
- the pdxY gene encoding pyridoxal kinase PdxY: MKNILSIQSHVVFGHAGNSAAEFPMRRMGANVWPLNTVQFSNHTQYGHWTGCVMPASHLTEVVQGIANIDKLKTCNAVLSGYIGSAEQGEHILGIVRQVKAANPDALYFCDPVMGTPEKGCIVAPGVSDFHCQQSLLAADIVAPNLPELELLGGRTVHNVAEAVETARALCEKGPKIVLVKHLSRAASREDSFEMLLVTPTDAWHISRPLVEFERQPVGVGDLTSGLLLVNLLKGVALDKALEHTTAAVYEVMLVTKEMNEYELQLVAAQDGIANPRHHFQAVRLS, from the coding sequence ATGAAAAATATACTTTCCATCCAGTCACATGTCGTTTTTGGTCATGCCGGTAACAGTGCGGCAGAGTTTCCAATGCGTCGGATGGGCGCAAACGTTTGGCCACTGAATACAGTGCAGTTCTCGAACCATACCCAATACGGTCACTGGACAGGATGTGTGATGCCTGCCAGCCACTTAACTGAAGTGGTGCAGGGGATTGCGAACATCGACAAACTGAAGACCTGTAATGCGGTGCTGAGTGGTTATATCGGCTCTGCTGAGCAAGGGGAACATATTCTGGGTATTGTTCGGCAGGTAAAAGCCGCCAATCCTGATGCGTTATACTTCTGCGATCCGGTTATGGGTACGCCGGAGAAAGGCTGTATCGTCGCGCCCGGCGTGTCTGATTTCCACTGCCAGCAGTCGTTGTTAGCTGCCGACATTGTTGCACCGAATCTGCCTGAGCTGGAGCTGCTCGGTGGTCGTACCGTGCATAACGTGGCAGAAGCCGTGGAAACCGCGCGTGCGCTGTGTGAGAAAGGGCCAAAAATCGTTCTAGTGAAGCACCTTAGCCGAGCGGCTAGCCGCGAAGACAGCTTCGAAATGCTGCTGGTCACGCCGACGGATGCCTGGCACATCAGCCGCCCGCTGGTGGAATTTGAACGCCAGCCCGTAGGTGTGGGCGATTTGACCAGCGGATTACTGCTGGTCAACTTGCTGAAAGGTGTCGCGCTGGATAAAGCGCTGGAGCATACGACGGCGGCGGTGTATGAAGTCATGCTGGTAACGAAAGAGATGAATGAATATGAGCTGCAACTGGTTGCTGCTCAGGATGGTATTGCCAATCCGCGTCATCATTTCCAGGCTGTTCGCTTGTCGTGA
- a CDS encoding tyrosine--tRNA ligase, whose protein sequence is MASSNLIKQLQERGLIAQVTDEEALAERLAQGPIALYCGFDPTADSLHLGHLVPLLCLKRFQLSGHKPVALVGGATGLIGDPSFKATERKLNTSETVGEWVEKIRRQVSPFLDFDCGKNSAIAANNYDWFGNMNVLDFLRDIGKHFSVNQMISKEAVKQRLNRDDVGISFTEFSYNLLQGYDFASLNKQHDVELQIGGSDQWGNITSGIDLTRRMNQKQVYGLTVPLITKSDGTKFGKTEGGAIWLDASKTSPYKFYQFWINTADADVYRFLKFFTFMSLENIDALEEEDKNSGKAPRAQYVLAEDVTRMVHGEAGLEAARRITQSLFSGALQDMTQDDFAQLAQDGMPIIELENSADLQQALVSAELVPSRGQARTMISSNAVTINGEKQANPEYIFSASDRLFDRYTLLRRGKKHYCLICWKA, encoded by the coding sequence ATGGCGAGTAGTAACCTGATTAAACAATTGCAAGAGCGGGGCTTGATTGCCCAGGTGACGGATGAGGAAGCGTTAGCAGAGCGGCTGGCGCAAGGGCCAATTGCACTGTATTGCGGCTTCGATCCCACCGCTGACAGCTTGCATTTGGGGCATCTGGTGCCGCTGCTCTGCCTGAAGCGCTTCCAGCTGTCCGGCCACAAACCGGTTGCGCTGGTCGGCGGCGCTACGGGACTGATCGGTGACCCCAGTTTTAAAGCGACAGAGCGTAAGCTGAACACGTCTGAAACTGTGGGTGAGTGGGTAGAAAAAATCCGCCGTCAGGTCTCTCCGTTTCTGGATTTTGACTGCGGCAAAAACAGCGCGATTGCCGCCAATAATTATGACTGGTTTGGCAACATGAACGTGCTGGATTTTCTGCGTGATATCGGCAAGCATTTCTCCGTTAACCAGATGATTAGCAAAGAAGCCGTCAAACAGCGTTTAAACCGTGATGACGTCGGTATTTCGTTCACCGAGTTTTCTTACAACCTGTTGCAGGGATACGACTTTGCCTCGCTGAACAAGCAGCATGACGTCGAACTGCAAATCGGTGGTTCTGACCAGTGGGGCAACATCACGTCTGGTATCGATTTGACGCGCCGCATGAATCAGAAGCAGGTTTACGGCCTGACTGTTCCGTTGATCACCAAATCTGATGGCACGAAATTCGGTAAAACGGAAGGCGGCGCAATCTGGCTGGATGCCAGTAAGACCAGTCCTTACAAATTCTATCAGTTTTGGATCAACACGGCGGATGCCGATGTGTATCGTTTCCTGAAGTTCTTCACGTTCATGAGCCTCGAAAATATCGACGCGCTGGAAGAAGAAGACAAAAACAGCGGCAAAGCGCCGCGCGCTCAATACGTGCTGGCGGAAGATGTCACCCGTATGGTACATGGCGAAGCGGGTCTGGAAGCTGCTCGTCGTATTACACAAAGCCTGTTCTCTGGCGCGTTGCAGGATATGACGCAGGACGATTTTGCCCAACTGGCGCAAGATGGTATGCCTATCATCGAACTGGAAAACAGTGCTGATTTGCAACAGGCGCTGGTCAGCGCTGAGCTGGTGCCGTCACGTGGTCAAGCCCGCACGATGATCTCCTCGAATGCGGTAACGATTAATGGCGAAAAACAGGCCAATCCTGAATACATCTTCAGCGCTTCCGACCGTCTGTTTGATCGCTACACCTTGCTGCGTCGTGGTAAAAAGCATTACTGCCTGATCTGCTGGAAAGCATAA
- the pdxH gene encoding pyridoxamine 5'-phosphate oxidase — translation MTQERSPSDGTPLIQPADIADIRREYTRGGLRRGDLPANPLDLFERWLKQACEAKLADPTAMSVATVDERGQPYQRIVLLKHYDEKGMVFYTNMGSRKAHHLENNPRISLLFPWHVLERQVMVLGRVEKLPALEVLKYFHSRPKDSQIGAWVSKQSSRISARGVLESKFLELKQKFQSGEVPLPSFWGGFRVVIDSVEFWQGGEHRLHDRFFYQRQEESWQIDRLAP, via the coding sequence ATGACTCAGGAACGCTCCCCCTCTGACGGTACTCCTCTTATTCAACCAGCCGATATCGCCGACATCCGCCGTGAATACACTCGTGGTGGGCTTCGTCGTGGTGATCTTCCCGCTAACCCGCTGGACTTGTTCGAACGCTGGCTGAAACAAGCCTGTGAAGCGAAACTGGCCGACCCTACCGCGATGTCTGTCGCGACCGTTGATGAGCGTGGCCAGCCATATCAGCGTATCGTTCTGCTTAAACACTATGATGAGAAAGGCATGGTGTTTTATACCAATATGGGCAGCCGCAAAGCGCATCATCTGGAAAACAATCCACGTATCAGCCTGCTGTTCCCTTGGCATGTGCTGGAACGGCAAGTGATGGTGCTGGGGCGCGTAGAGAAGCTGCCGGCGCTTGAGGTGTTGAAATATTTCCACAGTCGCCCGAAAGACAGTCAAATCGGCGCATGGGTATCAAAACAGTCCAGCAGAATCTCAGCTCGCGGGGTGCTGGAAAGCAAGTTTTTGGAATTGAAGCAAAAATTTCAAAGCGGTGAGGTCCCCTTGCCGAGTTTCTGGGGAGGTTTCCGCGTCGTTATCGATTCTGTCGAATTTTGGCAGGGCGGTGAACACCGTCTGCATGACCGGTTTTTTTACCAGCGGCAGGAAGAGAGCTGGCAGATTGATCGTTTAGCGCCTTGA
- a CDS encoding lysozyme inhibitor, whose amino-acid sequence MKRLLTGAALILLSGCSYFGHKQTVETLHYQCGTMPLTVTLQQGREAPSQVSFLLDGERLILPQVVSASGVRYSNDTYTFWSKGDRAFIQRGERVIVDDCVLATM is encoded by the coding sequence ATGAAACGATTGCTGACAGGGGCAGCGCTGATTCTGCTGAGCGGATGCAGCTATTTTGGTCATAAACAGACAGTGGAAACGCTGCATTATCAATGTGGCACGATGCCACTAACCGTTACGCTACAGCAGGGGAGGGAAGCGCCTTCGCAGGTGAGTTTCCTACTGGACGGTGAACGTCTCATCCTGCCCCAAGTGGTGTCCGCTTCTGGTGTCAGATATAGCAATGATACCTACACATTCTGGAGTAAAGGCGATCGTGCATTTATCCAGCGGGGTGAACGGGTTATCGTCGATGATTGTGTGCTGGCAACGATGTAA
- a CDS encoding anhydro-N-acetylmuramic acid kinase, with translation MRSGRYIGVMSGTSLDGVDVVLAAIDEHTVAQQARYCHPIPQDIKMAILGMCQGQAVTLSALGQLDTRLGILFAEAVLTLLKETGLRAQGITAIGCHGQTVWHEPTGEAPCTLQIGDNNRVAALTGITTIGDFRRRDLAYGGQGAPLVPSFHHALLLHPVERRIVLNIGGIANLSLLVPGAPVRGYDTGPGNMLLDAWIWRHCAQPYDKDALWAINGQANPLLLRRMLTDPYFALRAPKSTGREYFNLGWLERMLAGLPPIAPQDVQATLVELTAISIADQVLLVGGCERLLVCGGGAHNPLIMARLSALLPGIEVSTTDECGVNGDDMEALAFAWLASRTLSGLPGNLPSVTGASQETVLGAIYPVNVD, from the coding sequence ATGAGATCAGGCAGATATATTGGCGTGATGTCCGGCACCAGTCTTGATGGTGTGGATGTCGTGCTAGCCGCGATTGACGAACATACAGTGGCTCAGCAGGCCCGCTACTGCCACCCGATACCGCAGGATATCAAAATGGCTATCTTGGGGATGTGTCAGGGGCAGGCGGTGACGTTGTCAGCGCTGGGCCAGTTGGATACGCGTCTGGGAATCTTGTTTGCCGAAGCAGTGCTGACGCTGCTTAAAGAGACGGGCCTGAGGGCGCAGGGTATTACTGCGATTGGCTGCCATGGGCAGACGGTCTGGCATGAGCCCACGGGCGAAGCACCCTGTACGTTGCAGATAGGTGATAACAACCGCGTTGCCGCCTTGACTGGCATCACGACCATAGGGGATTTTCGACGCCGCGATTTGGCTTATGGCGGGCAGGGTGCTCCGCTGGTGCCATCATTCCATCACGCGTTACTATTGCACCCCGTTGAGCGCCGTATCGTGCTTAACATCGGGGGAATCGCCAATTTGTCGCTGCTGGTGCCGGGGGCGCCTGTGCGCGGCTACGATACCGGGCCTGGGAATATGCTGCTGGATGCTTGGATCTGGCGGCACTGCGCGCAACCGTATGATAAAGACGCCCTGTGGGCGATAAACGGACAGGCGAACCCGTTACTGCTGCGCCGGATGTTGACCGATCCTTACTTTGCGTTACGAGCACCGAAAAGCACCGGACGTGAGTATTTCAACCTGGGCTGGCTCGAAAGAATGTTGGCTGGCTTGCCGCCGATAGCGCCGCAGGATGTTCAGGCGACGCTGGTTGAGTTAACGGCCATAAGCATCGCCGACCAAGTGCTGCTGGTCGGTGGATGTGAACGCTTATTAGTTTGTGGCGGTGGTGCGCATAATCCACTCATCATGGCGCGTCTCTCGGCCCTGCTGCCGGGCATCGAAGTCAGCACGACCGATGAGTGTGGCGTGAACGGCGATGATATGGAAGCGCTGGCATTTGCCTGGCTGGCGTCGCGTACGCTATCGGGATTGCCGGGTAATCTGCCGTCTGTCACGGGAGCGAGTCAGGAAACGGTGTTAGGTGCGATTTATCCGGTTAACGTGGATTAA
- a CDS encoding glycine zipper 2TM domain-containing protein produces MMKRLLVVTLAGITLAGCANTSTLSGDVYSASEAKQVQTVTYGTIVSMRPVQIQAGEDSNVIGALGGAVLGGFLGNTIGGGSGRSLATAAGAVAGGVAGQSATGALNRTQGVELEIRRDDGSTIMVVQKQGDTKFSAGQRVAMASNGRSITVSPR; encoded by the coding sequence ATGATGAAGCGTTTGCTTGTGGTTACCCTTGCTGGTATCACGCTGGCTGGTTGTGCTAATACCAGTACGCTTTCCGGTGATGTGTACAGTGCATCCGAAGCTAAACAGGTGCAGACCGTGACTTACGGTACCATCGTTTCTATGCGTCCGGTTCAGATTCAGGCAGGAGAAGATTCTAACGTTATCGGCGCTCTGGGCGGTGCTGTATTGGGTGGTTTCCTGGGCAACACTATCGGCGGCGGGTCTGGTCGTAGTCTAGCGACAGCGGCGGGTGCAGTGGCAGGTGGTGTAGCGGGTCAAAGCGCAACGGGTGCACTGAATCGTACACAGGGCGTAGAGCTGGAAATCCGCCGTGATGACGGCAGTACCATTATGGTGGTGCAAAAACAAGGCGATACGAAATTCAGCGCAGGTCAACGCGTTGCTATGGCCAGCAATGGCCGCAGTATCACCGTCTCTCCACGCTAA
- the slyA gene encoding transcriptional regulator SlyA: MELPLGSDLARLVRVWRALVDHRLKPLELTQTHWVTLHNIYHLPPGQSQIQLAKAIGIEQPSLVRTLDQLEEKGLITRHVCAHDRRAKRIMLTESAEPIIQAVDGVISHTRSEVLFGITPEQVDELALLVARLEKNILALHENQA, translated from the coding sequence ATGGAATTGCCATTAGGATCTGATTTAGCCCGTCTGGTGCGCGTGTGGCGTGCGCTGGTCGATCATCGATTAAAACCACTTGAACTGACCCAGACGCATTGGGTCACGTTGCATAACATATACCATTTACCCCCTGGCCAGTCGCAGATTCAACTAGCCAAAGCAATAGGTATTGAGCAACCCTCATTAGTCCGAACATTGGATCAGCTTGAGGAGAAGGGGTTAATCACTCGCCACGTTTGTGCGCACGATCGCCGAGCAAAACGTATTATGCTGACCGAATCAGCAGAACCGATAATACAGGCAGTCGATGGGGTAATTAGTCATACACGTAGTGAAGTGTTATTTGGTATTACGCCGGAGCAGGTTGATGAATTAGCGCTGCTGGTTGCGCGTCTTGAGAAAAATATATTGGCATTACATGAGAATCAAGCGTAG
- a CDS encoding DUF1289 domain-containing protein, which yields MPEQLELFVVPNPCRGICQTDERGYCRGCFRNRNERFSWGQMSDAQKQDVLRLCRQRMKRLQRSEKADALAESHQPSLF from the coding sequence GTGCCAGAGCAACTTGAACTCTTTGTTGTCCCTAATCCATGCCGTGGTATTTGTCAGACGGATGAGCGCGGATATTGTCGCGGTTGCTTTCGCAATCGTAATGAGCGCTTTAGTTGGGGCCAAATGAGTGATGCGCAGAAACAGGATGTGCTGCGTTTGTGTCGGCAGAGAATGAAACGGTTACAGCGTTCAGAGAAAGCCGATGCGTTAGCAGAGTCCCATCAGCCATCGTTGTTTTAA
- the gloA gene encoding lactoylglutathione lyase has protein sequence MRLLHTMLRVGDLQRSIDFYTQILGMRVLRTSENTEYKYTLAFVGYTEESEGAVIELTYNWGVDSYDLGNAYGHIALGVDDVAATCERIRKAGGNVTREAGPVKGGTTVIAFIEDPDGYKIELIENAHAGSGIGH, from the coding sequence ATGCGTTTACTTCACACCATGCTGCGTGTTGGCGATTTACAACGTTCTATTGATTTCTATACCCAGATTTTGGGAATGCGCGTACTGCGCACCAGCGAGAATACCGAGTACAAATACACGCTAGCTTTCGTCGGTTATACCGAAGAGAGCGAGGGTGCGGTTATCGAGCTGACCTACAATTGGGGCGTCGACAGCTACGATCTGGGCAATGCCTATGGTCATATCGCGTTGGGCGTTGATGATGTTGCCGCAACATGTGAGCGTATCCGTAAGGCAGGTGGCAATGTGACACGTGAGGCCGGCCCAGTCAAAGGCGGCACGACCGTTATCGCATTCATCGAGGATCCAGATGGTTATAAAATCGAATTGA